The following proteins are encoded in a genomic region of Triticum dicoccoides isolate Atlit2015 ecotype Zavitan chromosome 1B, WEW_v2.0, whole genome shotgun sequence:
- the LOC119333820 gene encoding uncharacterized protein LOC119333820 yields the protein MQSFEFRPLHQINVVHAPPNIPALLGEIMLPVHINKCSLEDFSIDLQVQQWTMKLPLTISCTDCMQRTNTPPPPGSYGVRLPSTSTPQGTTMMNQVVIFCRSKSHKRF from the exons ATGCAGAGCTTTGAGTTCAGGCCCTTGCACCAAATAAATGTCGTGCACGCTCCTCCAAATATTCCGGCG CTTTTGGGTGAAATAATGCTTCCTGTTCACATCAACAAATGCTCCTTGGAGGACTTCTCCATCGACTTGCAGGTTCAGCAATGGACAATGAAGCTGCCCTTGACCATCTCTTGTACAGACTGCATGCAGCGTACAAATACACCTCCCCCGCCCGGCAGCTATGGCGTGCGGCTGCCTAGCACATCGACGCCCCAAG GCACCACCATGATGAACCAGGTCGTCATATTTTGCAGAAGCAAATCACACAAAAGATTTTAA